CCACGGCGGCGCGCAGCCAGGGCTCTTCGGGCCAGGTCGGCTCGCCGTCCCCGGGCTCGGCCGGGTCCGCTGCCGTCAGGCACAGCAACCGCCCCAGCCGCAGCGCGGCTTGGGCATCGCCCGCGGTCGCCGCGCTCCGCAGCCGTGTGAGGGTCTCGTCGGTGATCGTCATGGGACGACGCTACGCCCCACCACCGCGCGGCCGACGGGATACGCCCAGGGAGTCAGACCATGGCCGGCAGTCCGGGCAACAGCTTCTCGATCGTGATGGGGAAGTCCCGCACACGCACACCGGTGGCATTGAACACCGCGTTGGCCACCGCCGCACCGGATCCGCAGATGCCCACTTCACCGATGCCCTTCGCGCCGAGGTCATTGGCCTTGTCGTCGTATCCCTCGAGGACGACGGCGTCGATGTCGGCGGGGATGTCGCCGTGGACCGGCACCAGATACCCCGCGAAGTCCCGGTTGACGAAGGCGCCGGATCGCGAGTCGACGACGGCCTCCTCCTCGAGGGCCGCGCCGACGCCCCAGATCATGCCGCCGATCAGCTGCGAACGGGCCGTCTTCGGGTTGAACACACGGCCCACCGAGAACACGCTGAGCATCCGCCGCAGACGGATCTCGGCGGTGTCCGCGTCGACGCCCACTTCGGCGAAATGGGCCCCGTAGGTGTTGATCGAGTAGTCCGAGTAGTTCGGATCGTCGCCCATGAAGCGGGTCTTGCCCTCCGCCTCCACACCGTCGGGATGGTGGCGCGCGACGATCTCGCGCAGCGCCTCGGACGCATCACCGATGGCCACGTTGCCGTCGGAGAACACGGCGTCCGCCGGGTCCCTGCCGTGCAGCGGGGAGCGTGTGTCGCCGCACGCCGCGTCCAGCAGTTTCGTGCGCAGGGCCGCGCACGCCCGATGCACCGCGGTGGACGAATTGGTGGCGCCCCACGAGCCGCCGGACCCCCAGCTGGAGGGATGATCCGAACGTCCGAGGTCGATCCGCACCCGTTCCAGCGGGAGTCCCAGTCCCTCGGCCCCGACCTGGGTGAGGATGGTGTAGGTGCCCGTGCCGATATCGGTCATGTCCGTCTGGATGACGGCGGTGCCGTCCGGCTCCAACCGCACCCGCACCGTCGTCGGCCCCTGGAAGTGTCCCCGGATGGCGGCCGACATGCCGTAGCCGATCAGCCACCGTCCCTCGCGCACACTCGCGGGCGTGGCCGGGCGGTTCTCCCAGCCGAACCGGCGCGCGCCCTCGCGCAGGCACTCCACCAGGTGCCGGTCGCTGTACGGCACGTTCCGCTCGGGATCGACGGTGGGCTCGTTGCGGATCCGCAGCTCGACCGGGTCCATCCCGAGCGCGTCGGCCAGCTCGTCCATCGCCGACTCGACCGAGAGCATGCCCGGCGCCTCGCCCGGCGCGCGGACGTCCGTCCCACGCGGCAGGTCGAGCGCCGTCAGCCGGTGGCTGGTCAGCCGGTGGGGTGCGGCGTAGAGGCTGCGGACGGTGGCGGCGGTCTGCTCGGCGTACTCGACGTCGGGGTTGGTGTGCATGGTGACGTCGTGGGCGATCGCGGCCAGCTGTCCGTCGCGCCCCGCGCCCAGCCGGACCCGCTGGTTCGATGTGGGGCGCATGCCCACGAGCTGGAAGACCTGCTGCCGGGTCAGTGTGAGCTTGACCGGCCGGCCCAGTGTGCGGGCGGCGAGCGCCGCCAGGATCGTCTCGGAGTGGATGCCCAGCTTGGAGCCGAAGCCGCCGCCGACGAAGGGCGTGACGATGTGCACCCGCTCCGGATCCATCATCAGGGTGGCGGCGACCGAGTCCCGCGCCGCGTCGGTGATCTGGCAGCTGACGTAGACGACCAGGTCCTCGCCGCGCGGTGCCACCATGGACGCGTTCGGTTCGATCGGCAGCGAGAACTCGTACGGCGTCGTGTACTGCTCGTCGACCTTGACCTC
This genomic interval from Streptomyces asiaticus contains the following:
- a CDS encoding xanthine dehydrogenase family protein molybdopterin-binding subunit, whose translation is MIGQAVDRVDGPLKATGRATYAYEHWEAGQPLYGFIVGATIGKGRITRIDTENAEGAPGVQLVMTYLNAPAQGPRDESIPFEYWRAQPMLTGPDVHFYGEPVALVVAETFEQARDAADLVEVEYRAGRGRFDFGEFEDDTYIPKTVNAGLPTDTAVGDFDAGFAGAEVKVDEQYTTPYEFSLPIEPNASMVAPRGEDLVVYVSCQITDAARDSVAATLMMDPERVHIVTPFVGGGFGSKLGIHSETILAALAARTLGRPVKLTLTRQQVFQLVGMRPTSNQRVRLGAGRDGQLAAIAHDVTMHTNPDVEYAEQTAATVRSLYAAPHRLTSHRLTALDLPRGTDVRAPGEAPGMLSVESAMDELADALGMDPVELRIRNEPTVDPERNVPYSDRHLVECLREGARRFGWENRPATPASVREGRWLIGYGMSAAIRGHFQGPTTVRVRLEPDGTAVIQTDMTDIGTGTYTILTQVGAEGLGLPLERVRIDLGRSDHPSSWGSGGSWGATNSSTAVHRACAALRTKLLDAACGDTRSPLHGRDPADAVFSDGNVAIGDASEALREIVARHHPDGVEAEGKTRFMGDDPNYSDYSINTYGAHFAEVGVDADTAEIRLRRMLSVFSVGRVFNPKTARSQLIGGMIWGVGAALEEEAVVDSRSGAFVNRDFAGYLVPVHGDIPADIDAVVLEGYDDKANDLGAKGIGEVGICGSGAAVANAVFNATGVRVRDFPITIEKLLPGLPAMV